The Gordonia sp. KTR9 genome contains a region encoding:
- a CDS encoding alpha/beta hydrolase has product MYSSLRRLGMAAVIAVSVSLVAPLTGGASAAPRLVDAGSPGRVTDIVVHSDAMNRDVPLTVIKPADESKPRGVLYLLNGAGGGEDRANWLEKTDIVEFTRNKNLYVVIPNAGQYSYYTDWQKRDPVLGVHKWSTFLGKELPSVVDATYNTSGRNAIGGISSSATSVLNLAIEHPDLYEAVGSYSGCPTTSDPFGQEYIRLVVEVRGDGDATNMWGPYGGAGWRAHDPVVNAAKLRGQNLYISNAGGLPGQYDNPRYVKDLDTLADQIVVGGVIEGATLGCTVQLLNRLGQLNIPATVDLPPAGTHSWLYWQDQLHRSWPFYERALR; this is encoded by the coding sequence GTGTACAGCAGTTTGCGCAGGCTCGGGATGGCCGCGGTGATCGCCGTCAGCGTCTCGCTCGTCGCCCCGCTGACCGGCGGGGCGAGCGCGGCACCACGACTGGTCGACGCCGGCTCGCCCGGCCGTGTCACCGACATCGTGGTGCACTCCGACGCCATGAACCGCGACGTCCCGCTCACGGTGATCAAGCCGGCCGACGAGTCCAAGCCCCGCGGGGTGCTCTACCTGCTCAACGGTGCAGGCGGTGGCGAGGACCGGGCCAACTGGCTGGAGAAGACAGACATCGTCGAGTTCACCCGCAACAAGAACCTCTACGTGGTGATCCCGAATGCCGGCCAGTACAGCTACTACACCGACTGGCAGAAGCGCGACCCGGTTCTCGGCGTGCACAAGTGGTCGACCTTCCTGGGCAAGGAGTTGCCCTCGGTCGTCGATGCCACCTACAACACCTCCGGCCGCAATGCCATCGGCGGGATCTCGTCGTCGGCGACGTCGGTGCTCAATCTCGCCATCGAACACCCTGATCTCTACGAGGCCGTCGGCTCCTACAGCGGCTGTCCGACGACGTCCGATCCGTTCGGACAGGAGTACATCCGCCTCGTCGTGGAGGTTCGCGGCGACGGCGACGCCACGAACATGTGGGGTCCCTACGGCGGCGCCGGCTGGCGCGCCCACGATCCCGTGGTCAACGCCGCCAAACTGCGTGGCCAGAACCTCTACATCAGCAACGCCGGTGGCCTGCCCGGACAGTACGACAATCCGCGCTACGTGAAGGACCTCGACACCCTGGCCGACCAGATCGTCGTCGGTGGTGTGATCGAGGGTGCCACGCTGGGGTGCACCGTCCAGCTTCTCAATCGTCTCGGTCAGCTGAACATCCCGGCGACCGTGGACCTCCCGCCGGCCGGGACCCACTCATGGCTCTACTGGCAGGACCAGTTGCACCGTTCGTGGCCGTTCTACGAGCGCGCGCTGCGATAG
- a CDS encoding ABC transporter ATP-binding protein — MLDQRSQARAVAPARGRTRTGAQKPAGRDGSLRWIIRQLDLSRGRGAAISLFAILAAVAGVVAPILFGAITNVIVDGTVGDATMNWGLLWTLLAVQVGVFVAAAAFGLAQGQLLTVAVQRSVAGLRARIEDKIHRLPLRYFENTKRGSLVSKLTAHTDNAATVIAPVLVTVPTNALTLVVVTAVLFVISPVLACVALVAAPVSALAAVLLARRARPHLEARWTTTAALTGHIEEELSARRMLQAYNAEATAARRFDDLNGRLFSSIRSAQWIGGSLPSVLTAVNALVFLVLAVLGGIMVVDRHLSLGAAQVVVVFAQQLTSAVRELAGFVTKVQSGTVSASKVREVLEAPEDAGVDTGVPVPTSSGRHQLPPEVVFDDVGFAYEEDNPVLDSVSFRMAPGTTTAVVGTTGSGKTTLTNLLQAFYIPSHGSITIDGVDLAELGPQQVRADMAVVTQEPWLFTGTVRENIAFGIDDGQAVDTALDDSHVAQIVAALPNGIDTVIGQESENLSAGEKQLVTVARAIAASPRILILDEATSAADPRTELLVQRALHRLRAGTTTLLITHRMATAALADTIVVLDDRVIAEAGTHQELIAAGGIYARRCGLAPDGGPGDATRDDEGADGSSPNGPDTGSNP; from the coding sequence ATGCTTGACCAGCGGTCGCAGGCACGGGCCGTCGCACCCGCCAGGGGTCGGACGCGCACCGGTGCGCAGAAGCCCGCCGGCCGGGACGGGTCGCTGCGCTGGATCATCCGGCAGCTCGACCTGAGCAGGGGTCGTGGTGCTGCCATCTCCCTCTTCGCCATCCTGGCTGCCGTCGCGGGTGTGGTCGCGCCGATCCTGTTCGGGGCGATCACCAACGTCATCGTCGATGGCACCGTCGGCGACGCGACGATGAACTGGGGACTGCTCTGGACCCTGCTGGCCGTCCAGGTCGGGGTCTTCGTGGCCGCGGCGGCCTTCGGTCTCGCCCAGGGCCAGCTGCTGACCGTCGCCGTGCAGCGGTCGGTGGCCGGACTCCGCGCGCGCATCGAGGACAAGATCCACCGACTACCGCTGCGCTATTTCGAGAACACCAAACGCGGCTCGCTGGTCAGCAAACTGACCGCCCACACCGACAACGCGGCAACCGTGATCGCGCCGGTGCTGGTGACCGTCCCGACGAACGCCCTGACGCTCGTCGTCGTCACCGCCGTGCTGTTCGTCATCTCACCTGTTCTGGCCTGCGTCGCCCTCGTCGCGGCACCGGTGTCGGCGCTGGCCGCGGTCCTGCTCGCCCGCCGGGCCCGGCCGCACCTCGAGGCCCGGTGGACGACCACGGCCGCGTTGACGGGTCACATCGAAGAGGAGCTCAGCGCGCGCCGCATGCTGCAGGCGTACAACGCCGAAGCGACCGCGGCACGCCGGTTCGACGACCTGAACGGCCGACTCTTCTCCTCCATCCGTTCTGCCCAGTGGATCGGCGGTTCGTTGCCGTCGGTGCTGACCGCGGTTAACGCCCTGGTGTTCCTGGTGCTCGCGGTCCTCGGCGGAATCATGGTGGTCGACCGGCACCTGAGTCTGGGCGCGGCCCAGGTCGTGGTGGTGTTCGCGCAGCAGCTGACGAGCGCGGTCCGCGAACTCGCCGGCTTCGTCACCAAGGTGCAGTCCGGAACGGTGTCGGCGAGCAAGGTCCGCGAGGTGCTCGAGGCCCCCGAAGACGCCGGTGTGGACACCGGCGTGCCCGTGCCCACCTCGTCCGGGCGCCATCAACTCCCACCCGAAGTCGTCTTCGACGACGTGGGTTTCGCCTACGAGGAGGACAACCCCGTCCTCGACTCGGTGAGCTTCCGGATGGCACCCGGCACGACCACCGCCGTGGTCGGGACCACCGGGTCGGGCAAGACCACCCTCACCAACCTCCTGCAGGCGTTCTACATACCCAGCCACGGATCTATCACCATCGACGGCGTCGACCTCGCCGAACTCGGGCCGCAACAGGTACGAGCCGACATGGCCGTCGTCACCCAGGAGCCCTGGCTGTTCACCGGTACCGTCCGCGAGAACATCGCTTTCGGCATCGACGACGGCCAGGCGGTGGACACCGCGCTCGACGACAGCCACGTGGCGCAGATCGTCGCCGCGCTGCCGAACGGCATCGACACCGTCATCGGCCAGGAATCCGAGAACCTCAGTGCCGGCGAGAAACAGCTGGTCACCGTGGCGCGAGCGATCGCGGCGTCGCCCAGGATCCTGATCCTCGACGAGGCCACGAGTGCCGCCGACCCTCGTACCGAACTGCTCGTCCAACGCGCCCTGCACCGGCTGCGCGCCGGGACCACCACCTTGCTGATCACCCACCGCATGGCCACCGCAGCGCTGGCCGACACGATCGTGGTGCTCGACGATAGGGTGATTGCCGAGGCAGGGACCCACCAGGAGCTGATCGCCGCGGGCGGGATCTATGCCCGGCGGTGCGGACTCGCGCCGGACGGCGGTCCGGGTGACGCGACCCGGGACGACGAGGGTGCGGACGGCAGCAGTCCGAACGGTCCGGACACGGGGTCGAACCCGTGA
- a CDS encoding ABC transporter ATP-binding protein — MCTATESRTADDLSAEESGERVPASGARPSALSVPATIRRFAPLLTGLRWRLAVAVIAHLVQVGTTVITVALFGHIVDDVLVAGDLSALGTPMMAWVGVSLLGAVSSYVGGVLTGDVTETVLLRLRDQLYAHTQRLAPHVRSRFGGGDLVSRNTGDVEAIDSLLSSGVVAGVVAAVSVIVYGLAAFVTNWQLALIAAILAPLLWLIARRFGGTVKRASRREREAAGQISSLVAEGIGNMLALQADNQTSSHRRRVGDQSRRWRDARMSELRADAAFAEAVTVVEVLCMIAVIAFGAWQISGGDAQLGTLIALTGYLGYLYPQIQTLGGLAVEVTSATASAERVAQVLDAPVGAAEAGVIETRVTEPTLAAGCSGLSSSPASLVLSGVSFTYPDNGSRVFEDAHLEIRAGETVAITGPSGTGKSTLAYLLLRLYDPDAGTIRLNNKDIRELDVAGLRAHMSVLHQRPALMRGTIAENISFGSGSATRADIAAAARTAGAADFIARMSGGLDAEVVERGENLSGGQRQRIALARTVLRNRPLLVLDEPTTGLDDDTVDEILETLAGVASTRTTLLITHDRRVLELADRRVELRDGRFTDVGPTRIDGLESYRSARS; from the coding sequence GTGTGCACCGCGACCGAATCGAGAACCGCTGACGATCTGTCAGCGGAGGAGTCGGGAGAGCGCGTGCCGGCGTCCGGTGCCCGGCCATCCGCACTGTCCGTGCCGGCGACCATACGTCGGTTCGCGCCCCTGCTCACCGGCTTACGGTGGCGACTGGCCGTCGCCGTCATCGCGCACCTCGTGCAGGTCGGCACCACGGTGATCACCGTCGCGCTGTTCGGCCACATCGTCGACGATGTGCTCGTGGCCGGCGACCTGAGCGCGCTCGGAACGCCGATGATGGCCTGGGTCGGGGTGTCGTTGCTCGGTGCGGTCTCGTCGTATGTCGGTGGAGTTCTCACCGGAGACGTGACCGAGACGGTTCTCCTGCGCCTCCGCGATCAGTTGTATGCGCACACCCAGCGGCTCGCACCGCATGTGCGGAGCAGGTTCGGAGGCGGGGACCTGGTGTCGCGCAACACCGGCGACGTCGAGGCGATCGACAGCCTGTTGTCGTCAGGAGTGGTGGCCGGCGTCGTCGCCGCGGTGAGCGTGATCGTGTACGGGCTCGCCGCGTTCGTGACGAACTGGCAGCTCGCACTGATCGCGGCGATCCTCGCACCGCTGCTCTGGCTGATCGCGCGACGATTCGGTGGCACGGTGAAACGTGCGTCGCGTCGGGAACGAGAGGCCGCCGGGCAGATCAGTTCGCTCGTCGCCGAGGGGATCGGCAACATGCTGGCGCTACAGGCCGACAATCAGACATCGAGTCATCGGCGCCGCGTCGGGGACCAGAGCCGACGATGGCGGGACGCCCGGATGTCGGAGTTGCGAGCGGACGCGGCGTTCGCGGAGGCGGTCACCGTCGTCGAGGTGCTGTGCATGATCGCGGTCATCGCATTCGGGGCGTGGCAGATCTCCGGCGGCGATGCGCAATTGGGCACCCTCATCGCCCTGACCGGTTATCTCGGGTACCTCTACCCGCAGATCCAGACGCTGGGTGGCCTGGCCGTCGAGGTCACCTCCGCGACCGCGAGCGCCGAACGGGTGGCCCAGGTCCTCGACGCACCGGTGGGGGCCGCCGAAGCCGGTGTGATCGAAACCCGGGTCACCGAGCCGACTCTCGCCGCGGGATGCTCAGGCTTGTCATCCAGCCCGGCGAGTCTGGTGCTGAGCGGAGTGTCTTTCACATACCCGGACAACGGATCCCGGGTCTTCGAGGACGCCCACTTGGAGATCCGCGCGGGGGAGACCGTGGCGATCACCGGTCCCAGTGGGACGGGCAAGAGCACCCTGGCCTACCTGCTGCTGCGTCTGTACGACCCCGATGCGGGCACGATCCGGCTGAACAATAAGGACATCCGCGAGCTCGACGTGGCCGGATTGCGGGCGCACATGTCGGTGCTGCACCAGCGGCCGGCCCTCATGCGCGGCACGATCGCCGAGAACATCAGCTTCGGCTCCGGATCGGCCACGCGGGCCGACATCGCCGCCGCGGCGCGGACCGCGGGTGCGGCCGACTTCATCGCGAGGATGAGCGGTGGCCTCGACGCCGAGGTCGTCGAACGCGGAGAGAACCTGTCCGGCGGTCAGCGACAACGGATCGCGCTGGCTCGCACGGTCCTCCGGAACCGGCCGCTGCTCGTCCTCGACGAACCGACCACGGGCCTCGACGACGACACCGTGGACGAGATCCTCGAAACCCTTGCAGGGGTCGCGTCCACCCGGACGACGCTTCTCATCACCCACGACCGTCGGGTGCTCGAACTCGCCGACCGGCGAGTCGAGCTGCGCGACGGACGTTTCACCGATGTCGGACCGACCCGGATCGACGGGCTCGAGAGCTATCGCAGCGCGCGCTCGTAG
- the nhaA gene encoding Na+/H+ antiporter NhaA — protein MTDETPGGGISRATRARRWAALDTTSGALLLVAATVAVVWANSPWRETYDALLHVEVGPESLHLHLSLAHWASDGLLAIFFFVVGVELKHEFVAGSLRDLKLAGVPIAAAVGGMVIPALCYVVVVAIGDPEGLRGWAIPTATDIAFALAVLAIFGRGLPLALRTFLLTLAVVDDLLGIIVIATFYTDEIDFVMLAAALAAVALFAVLVRQAWRWWPVLIPVAVVAWALMHASGVHATVAGVLLGFVVPAVAIRGEEQPRTERLDDAVRPYSAALALPVFAFAAAGVTVVGSEGSIVQPVSIGIVVGLVVGKLVGVLGSTWLMTTFTPLRLPDSIGIRDLLPVGLLTGVGFTVALLIAELSFEAGSDDHAAAAKAAILVGSVVSAILAAILLRWDARQARDPDMNRDNIPDIDKDVIGG, from the coding sequence ATGACCGACGAGACACCAGGTGGCGGCATCAGCCGGGCGACCCGCGCGCGGCGCTGGGCCGCGCTCGACACGACCAGCGGGGCATTGCTTCTCGTGGCCGCTACGGTCGCCGTCGTTTGGGCCAACTCCCCGTGGCGGGAGACCTACGACGCCCTGTTACACGTCGAGGTGGGACCCGAGTCGCTCCACCTGCACCTCTCGCTGGCGCACTGGGCGTCGGACGGATTGCTGGCGATCTTCTTCTTCGTCGTCGGAGTCGAACTGAAACACGAGTTCGTCGCCGGGAGCCTCCGGGACCTGAAACTCGCCGGCGTGCCGATCGCGGCGGCGGTGGGCGGGATGGTCATCCCCGCGCTCTGCTACGTCGTCGTGGTCGCGATCGGCGACCCCGAGGGGTTGCGCGGCTGGGCGATCCCGACCGCCACCGACATCGCCTTCGCCCTGGCGGTTCTCGCGATCTTCGGCCGCGGCCTGCCACTTGCTCTCCGGACGTTCTTGCTGACGCTTGCCGTCGTCGACGATCTCCTCGGCATCATCGTCATCGCGACCTTCTACACCGATGAGATCGACTTCGTCATGCTGGCGGCCGCCCTTGCCGCGGTGGCCCTCTTCGCCGTGCTGGTGCGGCAGGCGTGGCGGTGGTGGCCGGTTCTCATCCCGGTCGCCGTCGTCGCGTGGGCCCTGATGCACGCCTCCGGGGTGCACGCGACCGTTGCCGGCGTGCTGCTCGGCTTCGTCGTGCCGGCCGTCGCGATCCGCGGCGAGGAGCAACCGCGCACCGAGCGGCTCGATGACGCGGTCCGCCCGTACTCGGCCGCGCTCGCCCTGCCGGTGTTCGCGTTCGCCGCCGCAGGGGTGACCGTCGTCGGCAGCGAGGGGTCGATCGTGCAGCCGGTGTCGATCGGCATCGTCGTCGGTCTTGTCGTCGGCAAGCTCGTGGGTGTTCTCGGTTCGACGTGGCTGATGACGACGTTCACGCCGCTTCGGTTGCCCGACTCGATCGGCATCCGAGACCTGCTGCCGGTGGGTCTGCTGACGGGCGTCGGGTTCACGGTCGCGTTGCTCATCGCCGAACTGAGCTTCGAGGCCGGCTCCGACGATCACGCCGCCGCGGCCAAGGCGGCCATCCTCGTCGGCTCCGTGGTCTCGGCGATACTGGCCGCGATCCTGCTCCGGTGGGACGCCCGCCAGGCCCGTGATCCGGACATGAACCGCGACAACATCCCCGACATCGACAAGGACGTCATCGGGGGATGA
- a CDS encoding ABC transporter ATP-binding protein: MPVTRSLSKDEVRALLALLFDALRTTRWACVGFLVFQLASVFTTLAQPALNAAIIDDGILRGDVATIKRVGILMVVVAVVNLVVSIGATFLASHISATSARDLRVRLHSRISAFSDPQVHSIGLSSLLTRSTGDVGQIQGFVFISLTVVVTAPLMLFGALVLSLAQGWRMAPVLVVAGAVLVVLVAVLVRRLVPWAAQLQRRLDVVNRVLREQLRGIAIIRTFRREDRERDRFAVENDELTHVALRLGRLQVLMLPTVTVVSNLAVVAVTALGAVFVDRGQMQIGQITATVGYLAQILLAVSLLTMIAGVIPRAVTSAGRITEVLDTESLDPGDPETGGASTPPAIVFDAVSVSYPGAEAPTVDQVSLFCAPGTVTGILGGTGSGKSTLLSLPLRFADPTSGFLRWGDDDVTGLAPAWVRARSAFVGQGAELITGTIADNLRIARPDATDAELWSALEVAAAADFVSTRPGALEATVAQEGRNFSGGQRQRLALARAVLRRPSLYVLDDPFSALDVDTEATIIDRLRRADPAATVLLAAQRVSSVRRADVIAVLDAGRIVDIGNDALLRERSEIYREIAYAQAVTNA; this comes from the coding sequence ATGCCCGTCACCCGCTCACTGAGCAAGGATGAGGTACGCGCGTTGCTCGCGCTCCTGTTCGACGCCCTCCGGACAACCCGCTGGGCCTGTGTCGGCTTCCTCGTCTTCCAGCTCGCGTCGGTGTTCACCACACTCGCCCAGCCGGCACTCAACGCCGCGATCATCGACGACGGGATCCTGCGCGGCGACGTGGCGACGATCAAACGCGTCGGCATCCTCATGGTCGTGGTGGCCGTCGTCAACCTGGTGGTGTCGATCGGCGCCACTTTCCTCGCGTCCCACATCTCGGCGACCTCCGCGCGCGACCTCCGCGTCCGCCTGCACAGCCGGATCAGTGCCTTCAGCGACCCGCAGGTCCACTCCATCGGCCTGTCGAGCCTGCTGACGCGTTCCACCGGAGACGTCGGTCAGATCCAGGGGTTCGTCTTCATCAGTCTCACCGTCGTGGTCACCGCACCGCTGATGCTGTTCGGCGCCCTGGTGCTGTCGCTGGCGCAGGGGTGGCGCATGGCTCCGGTGCTCGTGGTCGCGGGGGCGGTGCTGGTCGTGCTGGTCGCCGTCCTCGTCCGGCGCCTGGTGCCGTGGGCGGCCCAGCTGCAGCGTCGCCTGGACGTCGTGAACAGGGTGCTGCGTGAGCAGTTGCGCGGGATCGCGATCATCCGGACCTTCCGGCGCGAGGACCGCGAGCGGGACCGGTTCGCGGTGGAGAACGACGAACTCACCCACGTGGCCCTGCGTCTGGGTCGTCTGCAGGTCCTGATGCTCCCCACGGTCACCGTCGTGTCGAACCTTGCCGTGGTCGCGGTGACCGCATTGGGTGCGGTCTTCGTCGACCGCGGGCAGATGCAGATCGGCCAGATCACGGCAACCGTCGGCTACCTCGCGCAGATCCTGCTGGCGGTGTCGTTGCTGACCATGATCGCCGGGGTCATCCCGCGCGCCGTGACCAGCGCGGGACGCATCACCGAGGTGCTCGACACCGAATCCCTCGACCCCGGCGACCCCGAGACCGGCGGGGCGTCGACGCCGCCCGCGATCGTCTTCGACGCGGTGTCCGTCTCCTACCCGGGTGCCGAGGCCCCCACCGTCGACCAGGTGTCCCTCTTCTGCGCACCCGGCACGGTCACCGGAATCCTCGGCGGAACCGGCAGCGGCAAGTCGACGCTGCTGTCCCTCCCCCTGCGGTTCGCCGACCCGACGTCGGGATTCCTCCGCTGGGGTGACGACGACGTGACCGGCCTTGCGCCCGCATGGGTTCGGGCACGCAGCGCCTTCGTGGGGCAGGGCGCCGAGCTCATCACCGGGACGATCGCGGACAACCTGCGGATCGCGCGCCCCGACGCGACCGACGCGGAACTGTGGTCCGCCCTCGAGGTTGCCGCGGCCGCCGACTTCGTCTCGACGCGCCCCGGTGCTCTCGAGGCCACCGTGGCTCAAGAGGGCCGCAACTTCTCCGGCGGTCAGCGCCAGCGACTCGCGCTGGCCCGCGCGGTGCTCCGCCGCCCGTCGCTGTACGTCCTCGACGACCCCTTCAGCGCCCTCGACGTCGACACCGAGGCCACGATCATCGACCGCCTGCGCAGGGCCGATCCGGCCGCGACGGTCCTGCTCGCCGCTCAGCGGGTGTCGTCGGTGCGGCGCGCGGACGTCATCGCCGTCCTCGACGCCGGACGGATCGTCGACATCGGCAACGACGCCCTGTTGCGGGAGCGGAGTGAGATCTATCGCGAGATCGCCTACGCACAGGCGGTGACCAATGCTTGA
- a CDS encoding MspA family porin: protein MKKNITRRVVAAAGLAGAVAMGLTSLGAGGATAGPLPGGTITKTLVDGTPVTVQLFDEYVNVQRPISNVPTTREVWLSGKVRVTVGGKAEGGSIKVGYDVGCQVNFGGPDVSVPGVSGGVDYSDPSNITAGGGLDGDSVGAGVSLGPGEVNRVWLINETSGSDTSYKDYELNAYSFKGQKGGVAYSQQQFKVESCAGYAAARAFVQVTVSTDAVKGVVVLNGKHFSLG, encoded by the coding sequence ATGAAGAAGAACATCACGCGTCGCGTGGTTGCGGCGGCCGGTCTTGCCGGTGCCGTCGCGATGGGCCTCACCAGCCTGGGTGCCGGTGGCGCCACCGCCGGTCCGCTGCCGGGCGGCACCATCACCAAGACCCTGGTCGACGGCACCCCCGTCACCGTCCAGCTGTTCGACGAGTACGTCAACGTGCAGCGTCCGATCAGCAACGTCCCCACCACCCGCGAGGTGTGGCTGTCGGGCAAGGTCCGGGTCACCGTCGGCGGTAAGGCCGAGGGCGGCTCGATCAAGGTCGGCTACGACGTCGGTTGCCAGGTCAACTTCGGCGGACCCGACGTCAGCGTTCCCGGTGTCTCGGGCGGCGTCGACTACAGCGACCCGTCGAACATCACCGCGGGCGGCGGTCTCGACGGCGACTCGGTCGGCGCCGGGGTCTCGCTCGGCCCGGGCGAGGTCAATCGTGTGTGGCTCATCAACGAGACCTCCGGCTCGGACACCTCCTACAAGGACTACGAGCTGAACGCCTACTCCTTCAAGGGACAGAAGGGCGGCGTGGCCTACAGCCAGCAGCAGTTCAAGGTCGAGAGCTGCGCCGGCTACGCCGCGGCTCGCGCCTTCGTCCAGGTGACGGTCAGCACCGACGCCGTGAAGGGTGTCGTTGTCCTCAACGGCAAGCACTTCAGCCTCGGCTGA
- the mscL gene encoding large conductance mechanosensitive channel protein MscL, with translation MLKGFRDFILKGNVVELATAVIIGAAFTAIVTAFTDGIVQPIINSIPVGSDAAQGLGFQITDNPSTFVDLGSVITAVINFLIIAAVVYFIIILPYNKLAELGGFGKKAEVTEIALLSEIRDLLDPEGTSKAKAEAESDLPAHLTDPAGPVGDSYGPPSGSFAPYEAPAGAGTTQRISTPPSPQGPPSRPNPPQSAPPQSAPPQNRPPQGPPPGGPSGQPYPTPQPAPGSYPPPGNYPGAGNYPPPGPSTGYPGEQYPGDFPGEGPDAPGRHSR, from the coding sequence GTGCTCAAGGGATTCAGGGACTTCATACTCAAGGGCAATGTCGTCGAGCTGGCAACAGCGGTCATCATCGGCGCGGCGTTCACCGCGATCGTCACCGCCTTCACCGACGGCATCGTCCAGCCGATCATCAACTCGATCCCCGTCGGCTCCGACGCCGCGCAGGGACTCGGATTCCAGATCACGGACAACCCATCGACATTCGTCGACCTCGGCAGCGTCATCACGGCCGTGATCAACTTCCTGATCATCGCCGCAGTGGTGTATTTCATCATCATCCTGCCGTACAACAAGCTCGCCGAGCTGGGCGGCTTCGGCAAGAAAGCGGAGGTCACCGAGATCGCGCTGCTCTCGGAGATCCGCGATCTACTCGACCCCGAGGGCACCTCGAAAGCCAAGGCGGAGGCCGAGAGTGACCTGCCTGCGCATCTCACCGATCCGGCCGGACCGGTCGGCGACTCCTACGGTCCGCCATCGGGTTCCTTCGCGCCGTACGAGGCACCTGCCGGAGCCGGTACCACACAACGCATCTCGACTCCCCCGTCACCCCAGGGTCCGCCCTCGCGCCCGAATCCCCCGCAATCCGCTCCGCCCCAGTCCGCTCCCCCCCAGAATCGCCCTCCGCAGGGACCGCCGCCGGGAGGCCCGTCCGGACAGCCGTATCCCACACCGCAGCCCGCGCCCGGTAGCTATCCGCCGCCCGGGAACTATCCCGGTGCCGGCAACTACCCGCCCCCCGGCCCCAGCACGGGCTACCCCGGTGAGCAGTACCCGGGCGACTTCCCGGGTGAGGGCCCGGATGCGCCGGGCCGCCACTCGCGCTGA
- a CDS encoding SAF domain-containing protein has protein sequence MPPASTHPSRASLAPRLRDRLGSALRPGWTRNLLVRRVAAAALVVAAVVVGVAGTRTDGDVEVLVAAHDLLPGQVVESGDVQPRRVAGTSVPDGVLTDAAPAVGRTVTGRVRAGEMLTDTRLLSSHLPADLTGMRDARLVPIRLSDDAVTSLLRPGDVVDVLTEEAEVLARRAVVALHGADSPSGGLAPSRTTAAPVLLAMDVASAHRVAAAGLDTSLAVVLH, from the coding sequence ATGCCTCCCGCGTCGACGCATCCATCCCGTGCCTCGCTGGCCCCCCGCCTTCGCGACCGGCTGGGGTCCGCACTGCGACCGGGCTGGACCCGCAACCTCCTGGTCCGTCGCGTCGCCGCGGCGGCCCTGGTCGTCGCCGCGGTCGTGGTCGGGGTTGCCGGCACCCGCACCGACGGCGATGTCGAGGTCCTCGTCGCCGCTCACGACCTGTTGCCCGGTCAGGTCGTCGAGTCCGGTGACGTGCAACCGCGGAGGGTCGCGGGCACGAGCGTCCCCGACGGGGTCCTGACCGATGCGGCGCCGGCGGTCGGGCGGACGGTGACCGGACGTGTCCGCGCCGGCGAGATGCTGACCGACACGCGGTTGCTCTCCTCGCATCTGCCTGCCGACCTGACCGGGATGCGCGATGCCCGCCTCGTGCCGATCCGGCTGTCGGACGACGCGGTGACGTCGCTGCTCCGTCCCGGCGATGTGGTGGATGTGTTGACCGAGGAGGCAGAAGTACTGGCGCGGCGGGCGGTGGTCGCCCTCCACGGCGCCGATTCGCCGTCGGGCGGCCTCGCCCCCAGCCGCACGACAGCCGCCCCGGTGCTGCTCGCCATGGACGTCGCATCTGCTCACCGGGTCGCGGCGGCCGGGCTCGACACGTCGCTCGCGGTCGTCCTGCACTGA